In Montipora foliosa isolate CH-2021 chromosome 9, ASM3666993v2, whole genome shotgun sequence, the DNA window TCTATTATGTTAGTGTTATCACGCACGGTTTGGGCGAAGAATTCTTTGTTGATTACAGTAGTAGATGAAATGTtctcatttgtaaaaatatccgGTAAGTTGTATAAATCTTGTATGTGTTTGATATTATCACAATCGTGAAAATGTTTATATATAGCGCTTTCTTTGTCCGTGAGTGCATGTTCTTGTGTTCGGACAAACAGAGTTCTGTTCGTTTTGCCGATGTACGAAGAATTACAACCAGGGCAGATGAATTCATAAAcaacatttgattggcttaattGTGGCGTTTTGTCCTTAGTGCTTGtgaagaaacacaattttgttgTCTGCTCTTTTATTCGGATGTCAACATTCGGATCGACGAGACATTTCCGAAGTTTACGTTTAAGCTTCTTAACAAGTTGTGATGTTAGGTCACCGACGAATGGGATGGTAAGCCAAATAATGGCATGCTGGTTGTTGTGGGAGGTATCGTTGGCAAGATGATTTGAAGCCCTTTTCTGTGCATTTGTTGTAAAGCGATCAATTAATAGGTTGGCAACACGTTTAGGAAAACCATTCCACGATAAAAACTTCCTTATCAACTTAAGCTcggttttaattttgttaggaGTGCAGATTCGATGTATGCGGTCAATCAGTGCTCTGACCCAAGAGATTTTGTGTCGCCAAGGTACAAAGCTGTCAAAGTTAGTGTACTGTCCAGTAAAAGTATCTTTTCTGTAGATGCCAAGGCCGTCACTAGCGATGTCGATGTCCAGAAAGTGCGGAGTGCTGTTTTCAAATAAGTCGAAAGTAAAGCGGATATTTCTATCAAACTTGCACACCCATCCTTGTGTACGAGTCATGAATATAAATAGGAAAACGACGTTTGAAACAGTGCAAAGACCAAAATTGCGAGGCGACAAAGTTATGATGAAAGAGTTTTAACGCATTTGTAAATTATTGTGTTATTGAAATGTATTTGCATTTCGAAGTGATAGTTAATGGTGGTGACTGAATTTACTAATTCTATTGTGTGCTTGTGTAGAACGGAACAACTTTCAACAACGCGACTAATTTTACTTACAGTGAAACTACATTACGAGGGAAAGAATTTCAGAAAATCTCGCCATCTCCATGGTCATTATGGCTGTTTTGATAGCTGTTTCGGTTGTTTCGctggtttcgtttcggtgtttcgggttTTAATACATgcctcacgcttgtaccatttttACCGCgaacaatagacctctttcatgatggcggccaaataaaatattcttttgttttttttttgtttcaatgctaataagccctactaacctcgctacgacgagtaaatttcaaaagaatatttgttttaaaacgagggcagtaggtctaattaacataaatacaaaagaatgtaaaagtggtcgccatttatgaaagtggtctataagcCTCCCGTTCAGTGCACCATTGACTACGAAGATATGTTTTTTGTCTATTgagtatttttgttttttattgttaaaccatttgtttctttgtaatggtctagcttatatcctttgttcaaatagccatattagcgatcgtgttcattgccatcttgtgtatatagttctgttctaaatttacaagaTTTGGTATCATCAGTGGAGACTGTGATCAGCTGCTAAGAGATAATTGTGATatagtttgaaaggctgtacagttatttgattctcaatgataataacgacttgattccaaaggagaaatacaggtctcggTTTGCAAAAGTGTGTTTATTTTAGTTGTGATTTGCGTGTGCATCGACAAAGACGTGACCGAAAACCGAGctgaattacagagaaaaggctgagacgtctattttatattatataataacccaagttattcacggattttgattggttcttgcctttgatctattagaggaaagacgcacgattgacgtcaccatcagcttttatgcgaataaagtttaattctttattatatgaaacaaatagattccatgtagccgtgggtctgttcagtaatagttcacagaagacgtcaaaatgtggtaaaaacatcagtgacacactcggctatcgcctcgtgtgccacttttttgttcttaccacattttgacgtcatctgtgatctattactgaaatagacgcacggcaacatggaatctatttgttaaaaagttgaaaaaggaggaaacttgctggaacatatttggttaacaatgtaccaaggtcatccacatttcatcgtattactaggagatcacttgctcgtaaacacaagtgtaggagctacctcaggtatgcgtttaaatctaagcatGTGGTATGTATcacttttccaaaagcgtggatgaacaggtaaatgcaaaatgtaagttaaatttaatacagaaaCCAGGAATACCCGGTACAATTTATAAAAGAATGAGTTATacagtggccaatcaaaacataatttgtaattggaaatctaaacatctacgagatacaaaaacaaacttgtgaacacgtaacCTTAAgtattgcaaatcataatgctgacaaacacaaaagcgaaggaaatggatcatgcataggacgttttgaatatctgaatgattttgggttagattaaagcgatgcATTGTTAAAAATTCCCTAGTTATCCGTTATCGCGTAAATTAGTAATGTAATCAatcttagtaataaattgggttaacgaggaaccagtgattCTTAAGATAGTAATTGCCATGATTCATAGGTAACACATTGCAATAGAAGATTCACGGTAAACGGAATTTGAAGTGTTATGCAGGGtaaagtatttgaaggtaaaataggtatttgcaGGCACCGCGGAGAGGGTGGGGATGGGGGGGCTTTAGCCCCCCCACTTTTTTGGctgattaaattattatttcaattttttagcAAAGTCTTACACAAAAAAGTTCATCGCGTTATTTTATGTCAAACGTGCGGACCTCAGAGGAAACATTGCTTTTTCCTGATTGCTCCATTTCGATCCAATATAGTTTTTTGGCGGTTTTCTTGGTGTCTGAGTAGACAGTTTGCAGAGTTTCTCGTTAGGAGCAGACGACTAGATTTTCGCTTGCCCAATAATGAATTTCAAGCTCCTGTTTATATTTTCGCTAGCTCTTGGAACGGTGTTTCTAGACGCCATTAGATTAGTAGAGCATGGAAATGATGAAATTTCATTACTTGATAAGCTTGAGTGGGCTTTTGCTGGACGTACTTTATTTACCAGAGCAGTTTACCGCCTTAAATATTTGAAACGAAGAATCAGATACAGCTATGGTCATCCTGGATCATTCAATCCTGCTGTGATAACGAACAAAGAAGCGCACATGATTTATGGTAACATGGACAAGGAAACTGGCACTTCACAAGCTACTGGCTTTGCCAAGAAGAAAAGGTCGAAAATTTCTGACTTTTTTTCTAAAACGGAACAGTGCTGTATTGAAGGTAAGTTTGGGATTTCGATAACTTGTGAAAAAATAACTTCTTACTGCTATACATATGTATAACATTTCGTATAATTATATGAttattaagttttttttttcctttagaacCTGCGTGCAAAAGATCTTGTCAGCCAATTGGCAATACAGCATTAACGGATATGCAAACTACGAAATCAACGGCCGAACAACCACGCAGTCCCACAGTCCACATCCAACAACTAGAGGCAGAACATTCCGCATCACCGGGTCAGTCTTTAACAGACAATCTCCATATAACAGAACCGTTTCAACCAACAAATTTTAACTTTCCAAAGAAAACATTTGGGAAACAGAATCGCTCGTTTCAGTCAAAATGGTTCAACGACTTTCCCTGGCTCCATTATAATGAGCAAAGCGATTCCGTGCTGTGTTTCATTTGCGCCCAACAGAATGAGAAATTGAATCTGCGCGCTGCTAGAAATAAAGAATGGGTTTTTATTTCACAAGGATTTTCCAACTAGAAGAAGGCTTTGGTACGATTCAAGGAACACCAAGTTTCTGAGTGTCACAAGCTGGCCATGGAGTACGAAATAAGCATTCCTAACACTTGCGGAAATGTCATTCAAATGTCCAACGATGCAGCCAAAAAAACTATGGCAACTAATCGGTTTTGTCTCCTTAAAATCATAGAATGTTTGCAGTACCTTGCTCGACAAGCAATGCCGATGCAAGGAGACACGGACGAAGAATCTAACTTTATTCAGCTGCTCAAATTAAGAGGGAAGGACTAACCTGTCTTGTTAAAATGGCTAGAGAGGAAGGACGATAAGTACACCTCACACGAAATTCAAAACGAAATTATTTCTATAATGGCAAATAATGTCATCCGCGATTTAGTAGCAGATATCCGTGGTGGATTTTTTGCAATTATCGCCGACGAATATACAGATGTAAGTAACAAGGAACAGTTAACCATATGTATTCGCTGGATTGATAAAAGCTTGGAGGTCCATGAAGATTTTCTCGGGTTTTTTAACATACCTGATACAGGTGCGGAAACTATAGTTTCGGTGATTAGAGCTGTGTTACTAAAACTGCAATTATCATTAGCGTACTGTAGAGGGCAGTGTTACGACGGTGCAAGTAATATGCTTGGGCATAAAACTGGTGTAGCTAAGAGAATCCAGGATGTTCAACCCAAGGCTCATCCCACTCACTGTCATGGACATTCCTTAAGTTTGAGTGTAAAAGACACAGTGAAAAACTGTAAATTGCTCTTGAATACAATGGACACGGCAAAAGAAATCGTTACACTCGTAATAACGAGTGCTTTAAATCATTCTATGACACAGTATTAGTTAAGAGTAAACAGCATCCTTCCGTCTCGGAACCAGCCTTACCCAGACAAAGACGAGCACCTAGCAGGTTTGAAATTGGAACAGGGGCTCCATCATATCCAACGACACCACAAGATCATTACAGGCGCGTATACTTCGAAGCGATTGACCTAATGGTCAATGCAATCGATTTACGTTTTAACCAAGCAAGCTACCGAGTGTATGAAAAAATGGAGTCCTTCTCAGTAAAGTGTCTAAATTGCCAGGATTATTCGACAGAGTTGCGTTATcttgaaacaaattacaaaGACGATGTTAATGTTGGAACCTTGAATGCTCAGCTGGAAATCTTTAAGTTGTTGATGAAGGAAGGAGAATTCACCTGTTTAGATGACATTCAAGCTAAGATGAAGACGTTTTCTGAAGCCGAAAAGAGTATGATAAGTGAAATCATAACCATCTGCAATCTTCTTCTTGTAAATCCAGCAACCAGTGCAGCAGGCGAGAGATCGTTTTCTTCTGCTCGAAGACTCAAAACATGGCTGCGCTCGACAATGACACAGACAAGATTTAGTAATTTGACAATACTTAACACTCACAAACAGAGAACAGACAACCTTTGTCTAATAGATATTGCCAATGAGTTTACAGCTCTCAATGACAATCGGAGAAAAAACTTTGGCACGTGCAAAGAGTCAGACTTTAAAATTTCCGGGTGACTTTCTTCCTTTCTGTCTGTTGAGTTTAGCTTAGAAGTTAGCCAATACATCTATTTCATGATATTTTGTTAAAATATGAGGTTGTAatacgtttttttctttgtttttcattgaaaacaattaaaaattaacttaaTGTTAGCGTTTTTTGGATGCATTTCTAGCCATTTCAGAAGAATaatatttcaaattttcccgggggagcatgcccccggacccccctagttGGCTCACGCTTGCGCGTTCGCGTTagccccccaacttgaaaatcCGCTCCGCGGGCCCTGATTTGTAGACATTATGCTTccatgtattgtgcacataaacaagtatctgttcttctctttaaaggttaatattccttgacacgtttctcaccgttcagagagtttccGGAGACGAAacactatttttgttttttgaaatagtttcttgttaaaagtctgGTTCACCGCATGGCATATATTGCtggtaagttcaacctttgcaggaaCATAACCTAGAAAAACACTGGTTCACATCCCattgatcctagtaaaacaactgtcaaggtgatgttttagtgtatggATCAAATGCTGGTAGTGCTCCTAGTAATAAGAACAAACTGCATGTACCACTTTGCAGAACAACAACAGCACAGCGTTCGTTTAAGAACAGAGGTACTTCTCTGTGAATAGCCTGCCTAAGAACATTCGGAACATCACATCTTTAGATTCTTTTAAGAAACAAATTATGAATCGTGtttaatgaatttttgaaaataagtgatgaaatttgaatttgatgATGTGTATTTTTGTGATGTAAAGCGAATTTGATGATGTGTATTTTAATTCTTATTTTGTAATTGGTTTCTGAAAAACCATTAGTGGATTGGATCCAAtaaagttgtattgtattgtatcgtattatatctctcagatagtacgcgcgctgtaattgtacggcccgtaacttacagtacggacctcgaactcggttagtaagaggtatgtattgtattgtagcGAATGTGCAGCTAAGTCACTATGtgctattatatataattatttgaTCAGTGGAGATTTGCTGAAGCAAAGGCATATAAAAAACCAGGAAAGATTTATTTCTGCTCGACGTTTCGGGGTCATcataactccattatcaagagAAGATAAGATAATCGATTATCTTCTAATTGGTTACTCTTTTCGGAGGAATGTGACCGCCTTAGAGGGGTTTTTCATAACTTGAAATACCCAAGGCCACTGGTTGAAACTACAATCAAGCGGTTCGGTGAGAGAAGGATTTCATATCAGGAGCCCTGCCCATCACCAGATGTACCATCGGAGACTGTGAGAGTGGTGTTACCCTTTATTAAGGACCACTCTTCAGCTAATTATGTTAAACAACAACCGAACAATCTAAGTTCCAAGTTGAACGTCACTGTCCAACCAGTGTTTGTAAGCGCTAAGCTAGAGCAACAACTTAAGCGACATGAGTTTAAGCCCCCTATTGTCAACCAACAATGTCTCGTCTATAAATTTAAATGTAACCTGTGTGATGCAGGGTGTGTGGGTTATTCACGTGGTCACTTACACGAGCGCGTAGAAGGGCACACTAGAAAGTCATCTTCGATTTACAAACATTACAACCTCCAACACAATAGTGAAATGCCTGAACGCTTCATTGAGCAATTTCACACCATCACGAAATGTTGCAGCAAATTTGATTAGAAATGTTATACATTCGCTTGCGTGAACCAACATTGACCGTGCAAACGCATTCCATCCGCGCCAAGGTGTTTGTGTAGGCCGTTTATTGCAATTTATGCTTATCTTTTACCTTTCCTTATTTGCATGCTATTTTACTAGTCTCTTGATAATGGAATCATGATGACCCCGAAAGGTCGAGCAGCAATAAATCTTTCCTGGttttttatatataattatgacaagaaattaattacttcctTGTAATTATTATGGATGTAGGAAATGAACTCTACACTGCTTTATAAAGCTTatcgagacaaacatatttattggtaacagaattacctgcagaagtcatagcgttcaacacaacttttcagattcaatacagcccaagtcGTACTGCTAATGTACATAGAAGAtgcacaatagattttgcttactgtatCTCTTTGATAagtactttccaaaatttgatcatagagaattataattatatattttgaaaattggGTGAATACTTActgtgagtatttaaattacaactaattgtatattttaaatatttgtttctcctgctatggattcatttggcatggccattCTCAAGGAACTTGCATACTTCTGAAAGTAGgttggtcatcttggaaagatgttttcacatctcaccttcgtttctctcTCATTTGTtactgcaaaagatgtttcaatgagtcatttcgtttcatcttataCTTTTCAATCAGCGTTTCTTTTCTCCAACATGTCAGCAAAAATACCCATCGATCGGCAAAAAACAATGTGCTTAGCCAGTTTGTAATAAATCCACTATTTTTACCACGTTTCCATGGttcagtggtcattgtcaccacaAATAATGAAGgtaatctgggtccgggtattcactatATACACATTGGAATATCGTGAGAagcgcaatgtaaggccgatgtaagaaggacagacttctctcttttctttttttttagttctaaAATAACCATACACCACTGTATTTTTgtaggcccgagtataggctaacTGAGcctcttgtttattttaaaactcatgcgatcattgccaaactgaattccaaagtaaagttcccttgaaaaaccgatatcacactcatcgcttcgtgattcatgcgatatcggttttttgcgTTTTTTATCTTGGAAttcattagttaggcaatgaattttttttacagaagaaagcgaagaaaatgatttaactAGGCAGTAACCGAAAACTCCAAAACTCcgacaattcgaaaaccttttattttcactaaccctacaggcagtaagaatgaATAAcaaggagctccgcttttaggcttggctaaatctatatattattaaattcagagcaaattacaAATTAATGATGATCGTTAATTCAGGTAGAGAATGGGTTGGAAAAACGATGGTTAAACTTGTGTCTATAGGAGATAGTGGCGTCATTTTCTTACCTTTCCGTTTTCCCGAAGTAGCCCCTTTTTTCCGAAACGCCGAATGAGTGTTATGGACAACTACAACAAGCTGAAGCCATATattaagtttcatcgattttcaTTCGCAATTTCTTTTAGACTTAATTGTACTTCGCACCATAGGTCACCATATGTGTCCATTATTCAGTTTTCCCTAGAAACCCCACCAGCATTGTCACAAATAGGGAGCCTGGGCTACCTGTGCGGGTACTCCCTTTCCCCTATCATAAAAAACGAACCTTCGATTTGCTTGATTTCATGAAATTTGATTCGATTTACAGTCTCCCCTCTTAGTAGAGCACCTGTGCAGTGCTTAGCTAAACCAGATTGAGAACTTCAAAAACGTTATTGCAGAAGCTCGTAACCGAGCAGTCTCGATCTGAGTTATTAAATTATTCTCATTATGATTGTCATTGTCATGATAACATATGTCAAGAGCCGACATTAAGGCCGGATCTATCAGCTTATTATACTGAAAAAGAGTTTGTTGAATGTAGGTCTTGAAGCATTGGGTGACTGAAAGAATGTACACATACACTGATCGTGGTGGTCAAAAGGTGCGTGTACCCATGGAACAGGTGAACGAGCTTTCCCAGCTACAAAAGGGAGACCATATCGTCTTTGATCGTTCGGGCGTTTATGGGCATCATGCTATAGTGGAATACATCGACGAAGAGAAGGGTACTATCCATGCAATCGAGTATACTAATACTGCTGAAGAATTTTTGAGGGATAACAGCTCCCAGCCGAAGAATCCGGGAAAGGCGAAAGTAAAAAGAAGCAAGTACATATTACAAAGCGTAAATCCGTTCGTAATTAAGCACAAAAAATGTTTGGATTCCGATACTGTTGTCTTGAGGGGATTAAGTAGGTTAGGGGAACGAAATTACGACCCCTTTTCCAATAACTGTGAGCATTTCGCTTTGTGGTGTAAGACAGGAATATCATCTTCCGAGCAAGTGAAAAATTTACAAGATTACGTTGAGAAAGACATCCTAAAACAAGGACTGTCTTTAGCCATTGGGTTTGCGACAAAAACTGCCCCAGTAGGTGGTAAAACAATCGTAACGACAACAGTGCGTGAAGTGACCAAGGATGTTGTAACCCAAACCGTGAAGAAGGGTGGACAAGAGGTCTTGAAGACTGGCGTTCAGACGGCAGCTAAGCAGGTTGTCACCCAAACCGTGACAAAGGGAGGACAAGAGGTCTTGAAGACTAACGTTCAGACGGCAGCTAAGCAGGTTATCAGTCAAACCGTGACAAAGGGCGGACAAGAGGTCTTGAAGACTAGCGTTCAGACGGCAGCTAAGCAGGTTGTCACCCAAACCGTGACAAAGGGCGGACAAGAGGTCTTGAAGACTGGCGTTCAGACGGCAGCTAAGCAGGTTGTCACCCAAACCGTGACAAAGGGCGGACAAGAGGTCTTGAAGACTGGCGTTCAGACGGCAGCTAAGCAGGTTGTCACCCAAACCGTGACAAAGGGCGGACAAGAGGTCTTGAAGACTGGCGTTCAGACGGCAGCTAAGCAGGTTGTCACCCAAACCGTGACAAAGGGCGGACAAGAGGTCTTGAAAACTGGCGTTCAGACGGCAGCTAAGCAGGTTGTCACCCAAACCGTGACAAAGGGCGGACAAGAGGTCTTGAAGACTAGCGTTCAGACGGCAGCTAAGCAGGTTGTCACCCAAACCGTGACAAAGGGCGGACAAGAGGTCTTGAAGACTGGCGTTCAGACGGCAGCTAAGCAGGTTGTCACCCAAACCGTGACAAAGGGCGGACAAGAGGTCTTGAAGACTGGCGTTCAGACGGCAGCTAAGCAGGTTGTCACCCAAACCGTGACAAAGGGCGGACAAGAGGTCTTGAAGACTGGCGTTCAGACGGCAGCTAAGCAGGTTGTCACCCAAACCGTGACAAAGGGCGGACAAGAGGTCTTGAAGACTAGCGTTCAGACGGCAGCTAAGCAGGTTGTCACCCAAACCGTGACAAAGGGAGGACAAGAGGTCTTGAAGACTAGCGTTCAGACGGCAGCTAAGCAGGTTATCAGTCAAACCGTGACAAAGGGCGGACAAGAGGTCTTGAAGACTAGCGTTCAGACGGCAGCTAAGCAGGTTGTCACCCAAACCGTGACAAAGGGCGGACAAGAGGTCTTGAAGACTGGCGTTCAGACGGCAGCTAAGCAGGTTGTCAGTCAAACCGTGACAAAGGGCGGACAAGAGGTCTTGAAGAGTGGTGTTGGTGAAGCAGCTAAGCAGGTAACGACCCAAACCGTCTGTAACAGTGGGCAGACTGTTGTGAAAACAGGTGTTTTGAAGGTATCTAAACAAGTCGTATCTCAGAGTGTATCTCGAGGCGGACAAGAGATCGTGGAAAGAGGAACTCGGGAGGCAACTAAAGAAGTTTTTACTCGGACTGCAACAAAAGCAGGAGAAGAGATCGTGACAAAAGGGACTCGTGAGACCACGAGGGAAGTGATTACTCAAACGTCAAAAAGTAATGGAGCTGTAGTTGGCGAATCTGCTTTAGGAGGAGCAGTGTTTGCAGTTGCCTTTGAAGGTGCGTTCGCGGCATACGACATCCACTGTGCAAACGAAGACCTGAAAAGTGGAAAAATCAGTAAAGCTGAGTACAAAGACGCTGTCGGCAAACGAATTTGGGGTGGTATCGGCAATGTAGGGGGTTCTACTGCAGGAGCACTTGTCGGCCAAGCCCTTATTCCTATCCCGTTTGTCGGCGGTGTAATTGGAAGTGTGGCTGGTGGGATGGTAGGGAAATTGTCTGGAAATTTTTTGTGGAATAATAGTTGAACGGTGGCCTGCAACTCTCATCCTTTTTGTACTTCTGGCAAATTAATGTCCATTTAGAACATGGGCCATTTTCATGAAATATGTAAGGTGCGAGTTAGCTAAACTAAACCGGCGGATAATTCAATTTAGTAGTCGTGTGAAGAGATTGAGTTTTACCTGTAATACTGCCCTATACTGAGGACATTTGCTTGTCACAAGAAAAACAGTTTGTAGCAAGATTAGTATTTTATTGTGCTTTTCTCATTTGTGAATCTGTAAAGATTATTGAAAAATAACTTGATTGTTAAATCAGATGTCAGTGTACGCTTGATAGATTCTCGTACATCCGGCAGTAAATGATACACTCCGGGAAAGCAACAGCCTGAGAAAAAAAGCCTTACAAAAGCCCAGGGTATGTGCCCCGAGGAATTGACTGAGCTAGTAAATGATTAAATTCAGCAAGAGAACGTGCAGTGGGAACATATAGCGAGATTGCCCGGGAACTCGGAACGAttgttttatttgatttttagtCAGATCGAGCCCACCACTATCCCGTATTAAAAGTCAATGTTTCTTAACACCTATAGTATATTTTAATATGGGTCTTTGTAGTTCAACGAGGAAAATATTCAGTCGAAATAACTAAAAATTATGTGCTTCCCACTGAAACCAGGCAAGAATCATATCCCAAGAACAGTATTCCTACCTCGGCGTAGTCAACCGAGATCTATTTTCGCGTGGCACTCCAAGATGCCTCTGCGCGAAAGCAAAGAGGCCTAGGGACTTAGCGACAAAGGACTACGAAAGCCTAAGGATTAAAGCCAACTCTTGCTAGTCCAGTTGACCACTGGATTTAATTTTACATAAGCTTCACCTCAAACTGAAGTGTGGGTGGCAGCCACAATTTTCACAGTTCTGGGTAATATTTCCTTTCAAAACAGTGCCCATCCTTTCGGTATGATAACgttttgtatttgtatttgtataatGCTTCTGTCAGGCAAATCTTAAGGGTGTTTGCGGTTTCCaactgttaccatggcaacatcactGCTGAAAGCCCCTTCAAAGCccagaaaatattttgaaactaATTCGGAGACCTAGctagtatttatttttttaaatttcgaaaaGCCCGTTAAAATCTCCTACTTAATACCTGATATGAAGAAAATTTAATGGGGTTTTCGAAATTTGAACAAAAATACCAGATCACGGAATTAGTTTTTTTCgatattttccaaaaactgAGTTAAGTGTCTTTAATTGCTgtaccgttgccatggcaacagtggGTACTTGTGGACACCCTAAAAATCTTCCTGATAGTAGTATTATACAAACATCAAAAAGGTGTCAACTGACACACTTCAAAAACAAAGAATACTTAGCAGGCTTGTGGCTTGATGACGGGAACACAAGGACCGTCCACT includes these proteins:
- the LOC137970015 gene encoding uncharacterized protein; protein product: MYTYTDRGGQKVRVPMEQVNELSQLQKGDHIVFDRSGVYGHHAIVEYIDEEKGTIHAIEYTNTAEEFLRDNSSQPKNPGKAKVKRSKYILQSVNPFVIKHKKCLDSDTVVLRGLSRLGERNYDPFSNNCEHFALWCKTGISSSEQVKNLQDYVEKDILKQGLSLAIGFATKTAPVGGKTIVTTTVREVTKDVVTQTVKKGGQEVLKTGVQTAAKQVVTQTVTKGGQEVLKTNVQTAAKQVISQTVTKGGQEVLKTSVQTAAKQVVTQTVTKGGQEVLKTGVQTAAKQVVTQTVTKGGQEVLKTGVQTAAKQVVTQTVTKGGQEVLKTGVQTAAKQVVTQTVTKGGQEVLKTGVQTAAKQVVTQTVTKGGQEVLKTSVQTAAKQVVTQTVTKGGQEVLKTGVQTAAKQVVTQTVTKGGQEVLKTGVQTAAKQVVTQTVTKGGQEVLKTGVQTAAKQVVTQTVTKGGQEVLKTSVQTAAKQVVTQTVTKGGQEVLKTSVQTAAKQVISQTVTKGGQEVLKTSVQTAAKQVVTQTVTKGGQEVLKTGVQTAAKQVVSQTVTKGGQEVLKSGVGEAAKQVTTQTVCNSGQTVVKTGVLKVSKQVVSQSVSRGGQEIVERGTREATKEVFTRTATKAGEEIVTKGTRETTREVITQTSKSNGAVVGESALGGAVFAVAFEGAFAAYDIHCANEDLKSGKISKAEYKDAVGKRIWGGIGNVGGSTAGALVGQALIPIPFVGGVIGSVAGGMVGKLSGNFLWNNS